In a genomic window of Pleurocapsa sp. PCC 7319:
- a CDS encoding type II toxin-antitoxin system RelE/ParE family toxin, translating into MRPVRWMGNSKRNLLQFPLEVRKIIGDELQFIQFGGMPKDAKPFKGIGSGVFEIAVRYNKEAYRTVLAVQLGETIYVLHAFHKKSKSGISTPKEDIDLIRRRLKDAKEIAKND; encoded by the coding sequence ATGCGACCTGTGCGATGGATGGGAAATTCCAAGAGAAATCTTTTACAATTTCCCCTGGAAGTCCGAAAAATTATTGGTGACGAACTGCAATTTATACAGTTCGGTGGTATGCCAAAGGATGCAAAACCGTTTAAAGGTATTGGTTCTGGAGTCTTTGAAATTGCCGTAAGATACAACAAGGAAGCCTACAGAACCGTTTTAGCTGTTCAATTAGGAGAAACAATTTATGTGCTTCATGCTTTTCATAAAAAATCTAAGAGTGGCATAAGTACCCCAAAAGAAGATATCGATTTGATTAGACGACGGTTAAAAGATGCTAAGGAGATTGCTAAAAATGACTGA
- a CDS encoding helix-turn-helix domain-containing protein — protein MTDSKQIEFEESSGNVFADLGLENSDELMIRAKIGFHVASLIEELKQKEAAKILGIAQPDVSHLMNGHFSRFTTDKLLDFLRRLDQKVTIEISTRKDGEPYQEVALKA, from the coding sequence ATGACTGACAGTAAACAAATCGAGTTTGAAGAAAGTTCTGGTAACGTTTTTGCAGATCTAGGTCTGGAAAATTCTGATGAGTTGATGATCCGTGCGAAAATAGGTTTTCATGTAGCTTCACTGATCGAGGAATTAAAACAAAAAGAGGCAGCAAAAATTTTGGGGATTGCTCAACCAGATGTATCCCATTTAATGAATGGACATTTTAGTCGTTTTACTACTGATAAACTTCTAGATTTTCTCAGACGATTAGACCAGAAAGTAACAATTGAAATTAGCACTCGTAAAGACGGTGAGCCATACCAAGAGGTGGCTTTGAAAGCTTAA
- a CDS encoding IS630 transposase-related protein translates to MAYSLDMRQRALELGKEGKSKTEISKMLGVSRTSILRWSKRASRGELGATYPKERGGFRVDDEKLKAYVAQNPDAYQAEIAEAIGAKENTVCRALKRLKISRKKRHRSTENEMKKNETLI, encoded by the coding sequence ATGGCATATTCTTTAGACATGCGGCAACGTGCATTAGAGCTGGGAAAAGAAGGAAAAAGCAAGACAGAGATATCCAAGATGCTGGGGGTTAGCCGAACCAGCATACTTCGATGGTCAAAGCGAGCCTCTAGGGGGGAGCTTGGGGCAACTTATCCTAAAGAACGAGGTGGATTCAGAGTGGATGATGAAAAACTAAAAGCTTATGTCGCACAAAATCCTGATGCATATCAAGCAGAGATAGCAGAAGCCATTGGCGCGAAAGAAAACACTGTATGTCGGGCACTCAAGCGTTTGAAAATTAGTCGAAAAAAAAGACACCGCAGTACCGAGAACGAGATGAAGAAAAACGAAACGCTTATCTAA
- a CDS encoding DndE family protein, with translation MQPIVKRLRFSEKTRYQIINIKTKTQIPTYAAICRWGICYSLAQDSVQQKVLESHFKFYSKFAIIQW, from the coding sequence ATGCAGCCTATTGTCAAACGCCTCAGATTTAGTGAAAAAACTAGATATCAAATAATCAATATCAAAACCAAAACCCAGATTCCTACCTATGCTGCTATCTGCCGTTGGGGAATTTGCTATAGCTTAGCTCAAGATTCTGTTCAGCAAAAAGTTCTAGAGTCGCATTTTAAATTTTATAGTAAATTTGCTATAATTCAATGGTGA